The following proteins come from a genomic window of bacterium:
- the rnr gene encoding ribonuclease R, translating into MGRKRAQGRPGRHERAQKRTQQPATRAGTGKGVIGELRIHRDGYGFVIPVDGGDDLFIPARFIGDALHADLVEAKAIKGRGKSTEGRINKVVERRMKKLVGRLERRENTYEVIADDRRVHHRVIVRADRLGQAKSGDNVIVIIEKYPRGEDPMEGAVERVLGSRGEIETETHAVIVRHQLTRDFDRAAEREAEEVSKFDATAELEYREDLSNVPFVTIDGETAKDFDDAVAVRRLAGGEFTLLVSIADVSHFVEPGSALDGAAYERGTSVYFPGDCIPMLPEALSNFACSLRPNEPRLTFTAEMTVGQDGRIVGSRFFKSVIKSMARLTYTQVKQVLADADPAATAKLGRAANELRTMKLCFEKLRRRRIARGSIDFDLPEPEIQIDMQGGVEDIVRSERHVGHMMIEEFMIAANEAVAEFLTEQEAGCLYRAHEAPPADKLSEFAVMLHNLGFGERVGPGVGPARLAKVVAWARGKPFERMVNHMLLRSMAQAVYSPKNIGHYGLASKCYCHFTSPIRRYPDLVVHRLLAQTLHRKTAGGPKAKGGRGGGLDQKAVKRWQASLDEMALHCSKRERIAMEAEREMAKLYAALFMQERVGQRFAGIISHIAKFGIFVELIDYFVEGLIHVSTLCDDTYTYDERTCAFVGKRKKKTFKVGDKLDIEVSEVDIPNREILFELV; encoded by the coding sequence ATGGGACGGAAGAGGGCTCAGGGACGGCCTGGCAGGCATGAACGCGCGCAAAAACGCACGCAGCAGCCCGCAACCCGGGCCGGCACAGGCAAGGGCGTCATTGGGGAGCTCAGGATCCATCGCGACGGCTACGGATTTGTGATCCCGGTCGATGGAGGAGATGATCTGTTCATACCCGCGCGCTTCATTGGCGACGCATTGCATGCGGACCTCGTTGAAGCCAAGGCGATCAAGGGTAGGGGAAAGAGCACGGAGGGTCGCATAAACAAAGTCGTCGAGCGCCGCATGAAGAAGCTTGTCGGCAGGCTCGAGCGCCGTGAAAACACCTATGAGGTGATAGCGGACGATCGCAGGGTCCATCACCGCGTGATCGTTCGTGCGGACAGGCTGGGTCAGGCTAAGAGCGGCGACAACGTCATCGTGATCATCGAAAAATATCCTCGCGGAGAGGATCCGATGGAAGGCGCGGTGGAGCGGGTGCTGGGCAGCCGCGGCGAGATAGAGACCGAGACGCATGCGGTGATCGTGCGCCACCAACTCACGCGCGACTTCGATCGCGCGGCCGAGCGCGAGGCGGAGGAGGTCTCGAAGTTCGATGCAACGGCGGAGCTTGAATATCGCGAGGACTTGAGCAACGTGCCCTTCGTCACCATCGACGGCGAGACCGCAAAGGACTTCGACGATGCGGTCGCCGTAAGAAGGCTTGCAGGAGGCGAATTCACACTCCTGGTCTCCATCGCCGACGTCTCGCATTTCGTGGAGCCGGGATCGGCGCTCGACGGCGCGGCTTACGAGCGGGGCACGTCGGTTTATTTCCCCGGCGACTGCATACCGATGTTGCCCGAGGCCCTCTCGAACTTCGCGTGCAGCCTGAGGCCAAACGAGCCAAGGCTCACCTTCACTGCGGAGATGACGGTGGGCCAGGACGGCCGGATCGTGGGCAGCCGCTTTTTCAAGAGCGTGATAAAGAGCATGGCGCGTCTAACCTATACTCAGGTGAAACAGGTGCTCGCGGACGCCGATCCTGCCGCGACAGCGAAACTGGGGAGGGCCGCGAACGAGCTCCGCACGATGAAGCTCTGTTTCGAGAAGCTGCGCCGGCGCAGGATCGCGCGCGGCTCCATCGACTTCGATCTCCCGGAGCCCGAGATTCAGATCGACATGCAGGGCGGCGTCGAGGACATCGTGCGCTCCGAGCGCCACGTGGGCCACATGATGATCGAGGAGTTCATGATCGCGGCCAACGAGGCCGTGGCCGAGTTTCTCACGGAGCAGGAGGCCGGCTGTCTGTATCGCGCGCACGAGGCGCCGCCCGCGGACAAGCTGAGCGAGTTCGCCGTCATGCTGCACAACCTGGGCTTCGGCGAGAGGGTAGGGCCCGGGGTCGGGCCCGCAAGGCTCGCAAAGGTCGTGGCGTGGGCGCGCGGAAAACCTTTCGAGCGAATGGTCAATCACATGCTGCTCCGCTCCATGGCGCAGGCGGTCTACAGCCCGAAAAATATAGGCCACTACGGCCTCGCCTCGAAGTGCTACTGTCACTTCACCTCCCCGATCCGGCGCTATCCCGATCTCGTCGTGCACAGGCTTTTGGCGCAGACATTGCACAGGAAGACGGCCGGGGGCCCCAAGGCCAAAGGCGGAAGGGGGGGCGGTCTTGATCAGAAAGCGGTGAAGAGGTGGCAGGCCAGCCTCGATGAGATGGCTCTGCACTGCTCAAAGCGGGAGCGCATTGCCATGGAGGCGGAACGCGAGATGGCCAAACTCTATGCGGCGCTCTTCATGCAAGAGAGGGTGGGCCAGCGCTTCGCAGGCATAATCTCGCATATCGCCAAGTTTGGAATTTTCGTGGAGCTCATCGATTATTTTGTCGAGGGGCTGATCCACGTGAGCACACTATGCGACGATACCTACACCTATGACGAGCGCACCTGTGCGTTCGTCGGCAAACGCAAGAAAAAGACCTTCAAGGTGGGCGACAAGTTGGATATCGAGGTCTCCGAGGTCGATATACCCAATAGGGAGATACTTTTTGAGCTTGTCTAA
- the rny gene encoding ribonuclease Y: MEIWQAIVFLAVSIGAGFAVGTAVRRKIGKKRVEEAEQKSQSMLRDAEQQARSMKKEAELTAKDMQLRAREAFEKESQEKQRELNLTEKRLQQKEDNLEKKFELVEKKEEEVVKAEQSIVDRKKHVEGLEKRYMDLVTETKRKLEQVAGITTDEAKRQLKEALVDEAKQDAAREIQEVEERAKEESQKKAKFIISTAMERMASDYTAERAISVVQLPSDDMKGRIIGREGRNIRALEAATGIDIVIDDTPEAVILSGFNPVRREIARITLENLIADGRIHPTRIEEMVQKVTKEVEASVKETGEQLCLELNVPNVHPELVKLLGSLKYRFSFAQNVLAHTREVAYLAGMMAAELGLDEVKARRAGLLHDIGKAVSHEVEGSHALIGMEYAKKYREDPEVVHAIGSHHEDIEQNTPLDMVVDCADALSGARPGVRREVLEAYVKRLEDLERISKSFAGVEKSYAIQAGREVRVMVVNDKVNDAEAVVLSKDIAKKIEAEMTYPGQIKVTVIRETRATEYAK, encoded by the coding sequence CTGGAAATATGGCAGGCGATAGTTTTCCTGGCGGTGTCCATCGGAGCAGGTTTTGCCGTCGGCACAGCCGTTCGAAGGAAGATCGGAAAAAAGAGGGTCGAGGAGGCGGAGCAGAAGTCACAGTCCATGCTCCGCGACGCGGAGCAGCAGGCGAGGTCCATGAAGAAGGAGGCGGAGCTCACTGCGAAGGATATGCAGCTGCGCGCGCGCGAGGCCTTCGAAAAGGAGAGCCAGGAGAAGCAGAGGGAGCTCAACCTGACGGAGAAGAGGCTTCAGCAGAAAGAGGACAATCTCGAAAAGAAGTTCGAACTCGTCGAGAAGAAGGAGGAGGAGGTAGTAAAGGCCGAGCAATCGATCGTGGACCGCAAGAAGCACGTCGAGGGTCTCGAGAAGCGCTACATGGATCTCGTCACCGAGACGAAGCGCAAACTCGAGCAGGTCGCGGGCATCACCACCGATGAGGCAAAGAGGCAACTTAAGGAGGCTCTGGTCGACGAGGCGAAGCAGGACGCGGCGCGCGAGATACAGGAGGTCGAGGAGCGCGCCAAGGAGGAGTCCCAGAAAAAGGCGAAGTTCATCATCTCCACTGCGATGGAAAGGATGGCATCCGACTACACGGCCGAGCGCGCCATCTCGGTCGTCCAGCTACCCAGCGACGACATGAAGGGCCGCATCATCGGCCGCGAGGGGCGCAACATCCGCGCGCTCGAGGCCGCGACCGGCATCGACATCGTGATAGACGACACGCCAGAGGCGGTGATCCTCTCGGGTTTCAACCCCGTGCGCCGCGAGATAGCCCGCATCACGTTGGAGAATCTAATCGCCGACGGCCGCATCCATCCCACGCGCATCGAGGAGATGGTGCAGAAGGTGACGAAGGAGGTCGAGGCCTCTGTCAAGGAAACCGGCGAACAGCTCTGCCTCGAACTCAACGTCCCCAATGTTCACCCCGAGCTGGTGAAGCTCCTGGGCTCGCTCAAATATCGCTTCAGCTTTGCGCAGAACGTGCTGGCCCACACGCGCGAGGTGGCTTATCTCGCCGGCATGATGGCGGCGGAACTCGGTCTCGACGAGGTCAAGGCGCGCCGCGCGGGGCTCCTGCACGACATCGGCAAGGCGGTCTCCCACGAGGTCGAGGGATCACACGCGCTCATCGGCATGGAGTACGCCAAGAAATACCGCGAGGACCCGGAGGTGGTGCACGCGATCGGTTCGCATCACGAGGACATCGAGCAGAACACCCCGCTTGATATGGTGGTCGATTGCGCGGACGCGCTCTCGGGCGCGAGACCGGGCGTCAGGCGCGAGGTGTTGGAGGCGTACGTGAAAAGGCTCGAGGACCTGGAGCGCATCTCCAAGTCGTTCGCCGGGGTCGAGAAGTCCTACGCGATCCAGGCCGGCCGCGAGGTGCGCGTCATGGTCGTGAACGACAAGGTGAACGACGCGGAGGCGGTCGTGCTCTCCAAGGACATCGCCAAGAAGATCGAGGCGGAGATGACATACCCCGGCCAGATCAAGGTGACGGTCATCCGCGAGACGCGCGCCACTGAATACGCGAAGTAA
- a CDS encoding 5-formyltetrahydrofolate cyclo-ligase, whose product MSSESKVRLYNRILATRDEMSEEEVKRLSEEIEHRVMGTEEFRTVLRIGLYAAFGNEARTERLFVEGDRHRKEIYFPARDEERGGIAYFRVTNLEELLPGETGFRAPTAKQSRLRDINTLGVLIVPGVAFDLSGRRMGFGKGFYDANLKAFSGKRIALAYEFQVVPTLPVGPFERLIDFIVTERRVIRCGR is encoded by the coding sequence ATGTCATCCGAGAGCAAGGTTCGTCTTTACAACCGCATACTCGCGACGCGCGACGAGATGTCCGAAGAGGAGGTAAAACGCCTCTCCGAGGAGATCGAGCATCGCGTGATGGGCACTGAGGAGTTTCGCACCGTGCTCCGCATAGGGCTCTACGCCGCCTTCGGCAACGAGGCCCGCACGGAGAGGCTGTTCGTCGAGGGGGACCGCCATCGCAAGGAGATATATTTCCCGGCCAGGGACGAGGAGCGCGGCGGGATCGCGTACTTTCGGGTCACAAACCTCGAGGAGCTCCTGCCCGGCGAGACCGGGTTTCGCGCCCCCACTGCCAAACAGAGCAGGCTGCGCGATATCAACACGCTAGGCGTCCTCATAGTGCCCGGCGTCGCGTTCGATCTTTCGGGGAGGCGCATGGGCTTTGGAAAGGGCTTCTACGATGCGAACCTCAAGGCCTTCTCCGGCAAGAGGATCGCGCTCGCTTACGAGTTCCAGGTCGTGCCGACCTTGCCCGTGGGTCCGTTCGAGCGGCTGATCGATTTCATAGTGACGGAGCGGCGGGTGATCCGCTGCGGCAGGTGA
- a CDS encoding cell division protein ZapA — protein MAERKGDPVKKTTEIAIMGQKFMVKSESNDDYVRRIAGFVDQKINEVMQSTKSVASLNVAILAAMNIADEYFKFKIDRDDRIGKAEKKIKDMIELVDLQL, from the coding sequence GTGGCCGAGAGAAAGGGTGACCCTGTGAAGAAGACGACAGAGATAGCTATCATGGGCCAGAAGTTCATGGTCAAGAGCGAGTCGAACGATGACTATGTTCGCAGGATTGCAGGGTTTGTGGATCAGAAGATAAACGAGGTCATGCAGAGCACCAAGTCCGTGGCCTCTTTGAACGTGGCGATTCTGGCGGCAATGAACATCGCGGATGAGTATTTCAAGTTCAAGATAGACCGCGACGACAGGATCGGAAAGGCGGAGAAAAAGATTAAGGACATGATAGAACTGGTTGATTTACAGCTGTAA